The following coding sequences are from one Triticum dicoccoides isolate Atlit2015 ecotype Zavitan chromosome 4A, WEW_v2.0, whole genome shotgun sequence window:
- the LOC119286384 gene encoding FHA domain-containing protein PS1-like: protein MATTAAAAEDVEAGAGSPIAAFAVAKGGVVLKHIFLNGPPTEAARRGADADRAEEEAEDPPVLFGRHPDCHVLIDHPSVSRRHLEVRCKRRQRRITVTDLSSVHGTWISGQRIPPNTLVELVAGDTLQLGASKREYRLHWLSLREAFEMDDLLPPLVEEDKEEIHTHQEAQDQLVPGQREPMETKTHQETKHQVVAEQTECWAKVIPSAPPLPESSLSHFHDNRVGVIGGTIVTENSITESVGSSIIQAAGKPVQSDKQKASGTMSRRAKLKSVKSLHIDTGRRNMTLSYSYKNEEAQDENRVCSQNCKGECAACMVLFDNFDVKAGEKKRMIAPEKVHISSHVMGSITIERNEEVPNPLNFAKETEQHDIFSENSIPQDSFDAKPQMGPELPCSVSPSVSKYKTFANQISQLDSTIHMESYEAMPENPFTHDMIDGNTNSHQEMKHDGLSHHKLDGGLSNKEKMAQNKIVVEDCQLEGIIFGSIFDNLDIEATEVKEDISLLDKENTTPHASGNITFERSQILLKPTSSQEMMDSISPLNLEHDGFSESENSVLNIEKKMKSNELTSENLIPLVSVETEIMLMPDEDFKSDIILDKENSVLPGKYNAAISPAEQGNLFLDENVAPASMDLKPIAGKVIGSRMGSSVSAEFTSNRSIHQRECSELSSEYDATSPVRQQNIFPDKENVTPPSRVLKSIGRKVLGSRMDNSVSAEYTPNRSISKRECNDLSSKSKRFHTVDEEVFYSDKENLTPISTGGMKARSCLPKNLFPVDADQDQEAFCSDKENSTPISTGGMKARSCLPKNLFPVDADQDQEAFCSDKENSTPVSCVAHKTRDVSENRARIESAITKKRVVVDRLPFQTLLSNSPLRPTSSFDCTQADASEANLSIRLEDELNSLPHKNHESNRVGEGMKVWTMVADTDCLLDDESRKSIMLLKGIKGTHLIIPRIVMRELECMKQREGMFKRSSKATSIMQWIEDCMENESWWIHVQSSSEMLPVAPTPPATPTEMQRSSEESEATAAGAFNSMLALFSPRSFTGIFSPRILADIDSPKTEDRVLDCALLFNKLRGCGQNMVILSNSVNLKIKAMSEGLLCEGAKEFRETLMNPCSERFMWAASVPRGAAWSRLDEAALAENYYNSHRESRRNVPRPVEAARGLKLILLHNSSSLCARSGDHLRR from the exons ATGGCGACGACGGCGGCCGCGGCGGAGGACGTGGAGGCGGGGGCGGGGTCTCCGATCGCGGCGTTCGCGGTGGCCAAGGGCGGCGTCGTGCTGAAGCACATCTTCCTCAACGGGCCGCCGAcggaggcggcgcggcgcggcgcggatgCGGatcgggcggaggaggaggcggaggatccGCCGGTGCTGTTTGGGCGGCACCCCGACTGCCACGTCCTCATCGACCACCCCAGCGTCAGCCGCCGCCACCTCGAGGTCCGCTGCAAGCGGCGCCAGCGCCGGATCACCGTCACCGACCTCTCCTCCG TGCATGGGACCTGGATCTCGGGCCAAAGGATCCCACCAAACACGCTGGTGGAACTGGTGGCTGGTGATACACTACAGCTCGGGGCCTCCAAGAGGGAGTACCGACTTCACTGGCTTTCCCTGCGCGAGGCATTTGAGATGGATGATCTGCTTCCACCACTTGTTGAGGAGGACAAGGAGGAGATCCATACTCATCAG GAGGCACAGGATCAGTTGGTGCCTGGGCAGAGGGAGCCAATGGAGACAAAAACTCATCAG GAGACAAAACATCAAGTGGTAGCAGAACAAACTGAATGCTGGGCTAAAGTGATTCCCTCGGCACCACCATTGCCTGAGTCTTCACTCTCACATTTTCATGACAACAGAGTGGGAGTGATAGGGGGGACAATTGTTACTGAGAATTCAATTACAGAATCTGTTGGCTCTTCAATAATACAGGCAGCTGGAAAACCAGTCCAGTCAGACAAACAGAAAGCATCAGGCACCATGTCCCGAAGGGCCAAGTTGAAGTCAGTGAAGTCTCTTCACATTGACACAGGAAGGAGAAACATGACTTTGAGCTACAGCTACAAGAACGAAGAAGCCCAGGATGAGAATCGTGTATGTTCTCAAAACTGCAAGGGAGAATGTGCAGCCTGCATGGTTTTGTTCGATAATTTTGATGTCAAAGCTGGAGAGAAGAAAAGGATGATTGCACCAGAAAAGGTCCACATCAGCTCCCATGTCATGGGTAGCATTACCATAGAGAGGAATGAAGAAGTGCCAAACCCTCTGAATTTTGCTAAGGAGACAGAGCAGCATGACATTTTCTCTGAAAATTCTATCCCACAAGATTCATTTGATGCAAAACCACAGATGGGACCAGAGTTGCCATGTTCTGTTTCCCCTTCGGTTTCCAAATACAAAACCTTTGCAAATCAAATCTCACAGCTGGATTCTACTATACATATGGAATCCTATGAGGCCATGCCAGAAAATCCTTTCACACATGACATGATTGATGGAAATACAAATAGCCACCAAGAGATGAAGCATGATGGTTTGTCCCATCATAAATTGGATGGAGGTCTGTCAAACAAGGAGAAAATGGCCCAAAATAAGATTGTTGTGGAGGACTGTCAGCTTGAAGGCATAATTTTTGGGAGTATATTTGACAACTTGGATATAGAAGCAACTGAAGTAAAAGAAGATATCAGTCTACTGGACAAGGAGAATACCACCCCTCATGCCTCGGGGAACATAACATTTGAGAGGAGTCAGATACTGTTGAAGCCGACCAGTTCCCAAGAGATGATGGATTCCATTTCCCCTCTGAATTTGGAACATGATGGCTTTTCAGAGAGTGAAAACTCCGTGTTGAACATTGAAAAGAAGATGAAGTCAAATGAACTTACATCTGAAAATCTTATTCCGTTAGTGTCAGTTGAAACAGAAATTATGCTCATGCCCGATGAAGATTTCAAAAGTGACATCATTCTAGACAAGGAAAACTCAGTGCTTCCTGGAAAGTACAATGCTGCTATCTCCCCTGCGGAACAAGGAAACCTCTTTCTTGATGAGAATGTGGCACCTGCCTCCATGGATCTCAAGCCCATTGCTGGGAAGGTTATTGGCTCAAGGATGGGCAGTTCGGTGTCAGCAGAGTTCACTTCAAACAGGAGCATCCATCAAAGGGAATGCAGTGAACTTTCatcagaatatgatgctacctcccCTGTGAGGCAACAAAACATCTTTCCAGACAAGGAGAATGTGACACCTCCCTCCAGAGTTCTCAAGTCCATTGGTAGGAAGGTTCTTGGCTCAAGGATGGATAATTCAGTGTCGGCTGAATACACACCAAACAGGAGCATCAGTAAACGGGAATGCAATGATCTATCATCAAAGTCCAAACGTTTCCACACAGTAGATGAGGAAGTCTTCTATTCAGATAAGGAGAATTTGACACCTATATCTACAGGAGGTATGAAAGCGAGAAGTTGTCTTCCGAAGAACCTGTTCCCAGTGGATGCAGACCAAGATCAGGAGGCATTCTGCTCCGACAAGGAGAACTCTACACCTATATCTACAGGAGGTATGAAAGCGAGAAGTTGTCTTCCGAAGAACCTGTTCCCAGTGGATGCAGACCAAGATCAGGAGGCATTCTGCTCCGACAAGGAGAACTCTACACCAGTATCTTGTGTAGCTCACAAAACAAGGGATGTGTCTGAAAACCGTGCACGAATTGAAAGTGCAATCACAAAGAAAAGGGTGGTGGTAGATAGGCTCCCTTTCCAGACTCTTCTGTCAAATTCTCCCTTGAGACCAACTAGCTCATTTGATTGTACCCAGGCTGATGCTAGTGAAGCTAATCTCTCAATCAGGTTGGAAGATGAACTGAACAGCCTTCCA CACAAAAACCACGAATCAAATAGGGTTGGAGAAGGGATGAAAGTCTGGACCATGGTGGCTGATACCGATTGTCTTCTTGATGACGAATCAAGGAAGTCTATAATGCTACTAAAAGGCATAAAAGGAACTCATCTGATCATACCAAGGATTG TGATGAGGGAGCTCGAATGCATGAAACAGCGGGAGGGTATGTTCAAGAGGTCATCAAAGGCCACCTCCATAATGCAATGGATCGAGGATTGCATGGAGAACGAGAGCTGGTGGATCCAcgtgcagagttcatccgagatgtTGCCAGTAGCGCCAACCCCACCTGCAACTCCTACAGAAATGCAACGCAGCAGTGAAGAGAGTGAAGCCACCGCTGCCGGCGCCTTCAACTCAATGCTGGCGCTCTTCTCGCCAAGGAGCTTCACTGGCATCTTCTCCCCAAGAATCCTCGCCGACATCGATTCCCCGAAGACCGAAGACCGCGTCCTTGACTGCGCCCTCCTCTTCAACAAGCTGAGAGGCTGCGGCCAGAACATGGTCATCCTGTCCAACAGCGTCAACCTCAAGATCAAAGCCATGTCCGAG GGCTTGCTGTGCGAGGGAGCCAAGGAGTTTCGGGAGACGCTGATGAACCCTTGCTCTGAGAGGTTCATGTGGGCGGCGAGCGTGCCGAGGGGGGCGGCGTGGTCACGCCTGGACGAGGCCGCGCTGGCGGAGAACTACTACAACAGCCACCGTGAGTCCAGGAGGAATGTCCCGAGGCCCGTTGAGGCCGCCAGGGGGCTCAAGCTGATCCTGCTGCACAACAGCTCCTCCCTCTGCGCGCGTTCCGGCGACCATCTCCGTCGCTGA